The following are encoded together in the Brevinema andersonii genome:
- a CDS encoding PTS fructose transporter subunit IIABC, with protein sequence MKFLNNLLVLDNIVVPMKNNNKSQILNELAERFVQSGNAHDKQELYNHLQEREHKDPTIVEENIAVPHAKCVCIDKAGLVVGITKEPVVWNEETQETVRLIFMIGVPENENNLHIEILQTLGTILNDEYLVKKLLNASDSQAVWDVFKNLPDLSESDTDGWKSFDIVAVTACPTGIAHTYMAADALKKSAQKQNLTIKVETNGADGPKNILSDQEIKNAKVVIVASDRDLDLSRFNNKMMYSTSAGNAVRKADEVIEQALTHGKLYTAKDNTPLGETKKGVYGQLMTGVSYMLPFVVGGGILIALSFLFGINASDPNSPDFNPIAQFFHILGAQGAFALMVPVMAGYIGFGIAERPALMPAMVGGYLAVNSGGGFLGGLLAGFIGGYSIVLLKKVFSLLPKQLDGLKPVLFYPVFSLLLTGIVLLPILSYVSAINSGVNNFLNSMSSGNLVLLGALLAGMMAVDMGGPVNKAAFTFGIAAIQAGNNLPHAAVMAGGMVPPLGIALATTFFRKKFTPAERESGLTCYIMGACFITESAIPFAVSDPIRIIPACIIGSAVAGALSMFFGCELPAPHGGIFVFPLVKHVFMYIISILVGCIITGGIIGMMKNKIKEPVI encoded by the coding sequence ATGAAATTTTTGAATAATTTGCTTGTTTTGGATAATATAGTTGTACCTATGAAAAACAATAACAAAAGTCAAATTCTTAATGAATTGGCAGAACGTTTTGTTCAATCGGGAAATGCTCATGATAAGCAAGAATTATATAATCATCTACAAGAAAGGGAGCACAAAGACCCTACAATTGTAGAGGAAAATATTGCTGTTCCTCATGCAAAATGTGTTTGTATAGATAAGGCAGGATTGGTGGTAGGTATTACTAAAGAGCCTGTTGTTTGGAATGAAGAAACTCAAGAAACTGTGCGTTTGATTTTTATGATAGGTGTTCCAGAAAATGAAAATAATCTTCATATAGAAATACTTCAAACGTTAGGAACGATCTTAAATGATGAATATCTTGTCAAGAAACTGCTAAATGCATCGGATTCTCAGGCAGTATGGGATGTTTTCAAGAATTTACCGGATTTGTCTGAGTCTGATACAGATGGTTGGAAATCCTTTGATATTGTAGCGGTAACGGCTTGTCCGACAGGTATTGCTCATACTTATATGGCTGCAGATGCACTCAAAAAAAGTGCTCAAAAACAAAATTTAACCATAAAAGTTGAAACAAATGGTGCCGATGGTCCAAAAAATATTCTTTCTGATCAAGAAATTAAAAATGCAAAAGTAGTTATTGTTGCATCTGATCGAGACTTGGATTTGTCTCGGTTTAACAATAAAATGATGTACTCAACCAGTGCTGGTAATGCCGTGCGTAAAGCTGATGAAGTCATAGAACAAGCATTGACTCATGGAAAGCTTTATACTGCTAAGGACAATACACCACTTGGAGAAACTAAAAAAGGAGTTTATGGGCAGTTGATGACAGGTGTATCTTATATGCTGCCTTTTGTTGTTGGAGGAGGTATTCTCATTGCTCTGAGTTTTTTATTTGGAATAAATGCTTCAGACCCTAATTCTCCCGATTTTAATCCTATAGCTCAATTTTTTCACATACTGGGTGCTCAAGGAGCGTTTGCTTTAATGGTGCCAGTCATGGCAGGATATATTGGTTTTGGAATCGCCGAACGTCCAGCTTTGATGCCTGCTATGGTAGGTGGGTATTTGGCGGTAAATAGTGGCGGCGGCTTTTTAGGAGGATTGTTAGCAGGCTTTATCGGAGGATATTCGATTGTTCTTCTTAAAAAAGTTTTTTCTTTACTTCCTAAACAGTTAGATGGTTTAAAACCCGTTTTATTTTATCCAGTTTTTAGTCTTCTGCTAACAGGAATTGTCTTGCTTCCTATTTTGAGTTATGTGTCTGCTATTAATAGTGGAGTAAATAATTTTCTTAATTCTATGAGCAGTGGTAACTTAGTTTTATTAGGGGCTTTGCTTGCTGGCATGATGGCAGTAGATATGGGTGGTCCTGTGAATAAAGCTGCATTCACATTTGGAATAGCTGCAATACAAGCTGGAAATAATTTACCTCATGCAGCTGTTATGGCAGGAGGAATGGTGCCACCATTGGGTATTGCTTTAGCGACGACGTTTTTTCGAAAAAAGTTTACTCCTGCAGAGCGAGAATCTGGATTAACATGTTATATAATGGGTGCATGTTTTATCACGGAGTCGGCAATTCCATTTGCTGTTAGTGATCCAATACGGATTATTCCGGCTTGTATCATAGGTTCTGCGGTGGCAGGTGCATTATCAATGTTTTTTGGTTGCGAGTTGCCTGCACCACATGGAGGTATTTTTGTATTTCCTTTAGTTAAGCATGTGTTTATGTATATAATTTCTATTTTAGTTGGCTGTATCATAACAGGAGGTATTATTGGAATGATGAAAAATAAAATAAAAGAACCCGTTATTTAA
- a CDS encoding 1-phosphofructokinase family hexose kinase codes for MVLTVTLNPAVDYHMKIDSFSEGKSLSAKGVSFQAGGKGINVSRVLNNLGIANTALAVLGGFTGDYIKSQIPELKAISIKERTRINTKLRTAISETEIHGVAPELTLQEIEQVKYEIAHLTKDDTLILSGSLPKGVSDAIYKELALLVPDTRIIADTRGVALKEIITVKNLFLIKPNKDELSELFGCEICSNEEALKLAQNLKNDTNITYIIVSLGKDGAYLLTDTEVFYAPALEGELVSSVGAGDSLVAGFIARYLKSDDPKLSFAYGVACAAGTVFSHGLCTLETAERLVKNVKISQI; via the coding sequence ATGGTTTTAACAGTGACATTAAATCCTGCTGTTGATTATCATATGAAAATAGATAGTTTTTCTGAAGGTAAAAGTTTATCGGCAAAAGGAGTCAGTTTTCAAGCAGGAGGGAAAGGTATCAATGTCTCCCGTGTTTTGAATAATCTTGGTATTGCTAATACTGCATTAGCAGTGTTGGGAGGATTTACGGGTGATTATATCAAATCACAAATACCGGAATTAAAAGCCATTTCTATTAAAGAAAGGACACGCATTAATACTAAGCTGAGAACAGCTATTTCTGAAACAGAGATCCATGGGGTGGCTCCAGAGCTGACTTTACAAGAAATCGAACAAGTTAAATATGAAATAGCTCATTTAACAAAGGATGATACTTTAATTTTATCTGGTTCTCTACCGAAAGGCGTATCTGATGCTATTTATAAGGAGTTAGCTTTATTGGTACCGGATACTCGTATTATTGCTGATACAAGAGGTGTAGCTTTGAAGGAGATTATTACTGTTAAGAATCTTTTTCTGATCAAGCCAAATAAAGACGAGTTAAGTGAACTATTTGGCTGTGAGATCTGTTCTAATGAAGAAGCTCTAAAGTTGGCTCAAAATTTAAAGAATGATACTAACATCACATATATTATTGTTTCCTTAGGAAAGGATGGAGCCTATTTGCTGACAGATACTGAGGTATTCTATGCTCCTGCGTTAGAGGGTGAGCTAGTAAGCAGTGTTGGTGCTGGTGATTCATTAGTAGCGGGTTTTATTGCACGGTATTTAAAATCTGATGATCCTAAACTTTCTTTTGCTTATGGTGTTGCTTGTGCTGCAGGTACTGTTTTTTCTCATGGGTTGTGTACCTTGGAAACAGCGGAACGTTTAGTAAAAAATGTTAAAATATCACAAATATAG